One genomic window of Arachis stenosperma cultivar V10309 chromosome 10, arast.V10309.gnm1.PFL2, whole genome shotgun sequence includes the following:
- the LOC130956366 gene encoding transcription elongation factor 1 homolog encodes MGKRKSSAKPAPKKRMDKLDTVFNCPFCNHGASVECRIDMKNLIGEASCRICQESFSTTVTALSEPIDIYSDWIDECERVNNPEVDGA; translated from the exons ATGGGAAAGAGGAAATCATCAGCAAAGCCAGCTCCAAAGAAGCGGATGGATAAGCTTGACACTGTCTTCAACTGCCCTTTCTGCAATCACGGCGCCAGTGTCGAATGCCGAAT TGATATGAAGAACTTGATAGGGGAAGCTTCTTGCAGGATTTGCCAAGAGAGCTTTAGCACTACTGTCACAG CTTTATCTGAACCAATAGACAT ATACAGTGACTGGATTGATGAATGTGAACGGGTGAACAACCCGGAAGTTGATGGTGCTTAG